Proteins from a single region of Nitrospirota bacterium:
- a CDS encoding PqqD family protein codes for MNNQGAQLQEKVFVKNEDIVTRKITGELFIVPVRGKLADMQRIFTLNPVAEYIWHSLDGLTRIEDIRKGILATYDVDEQQIDSDIRDFIAELLEADLIKERA; via the coding sequence ATGAATAATCAGGGCGCCCAGTTGCAGGAAAAGGTCTTTGTAAAGAATGAGGATATCGTCACCCGCAAGATTACCGGCGAGTTGTTCATTGTTCCGGTGAGGGGAAAGCTGGCAGACATGCAGAGGATCTTTACTCTCAATCCGGTTGCGGAATACATATGGCATTCCCTTGACGGCCTGACACGCATCGAAGATATCCGCAAAGGCATCCTGGCGACCTATGACGTCGATGAACAACAGATTGATTCTGATATCAGGGATTTTATCGCAGAGCTGTTGGAAGCGGACTTAATCAAAGAGCGAGCGTGA
- a CDS encoding radical SAM protein, with product MDCPETVFTDNTNYLRDFTARSARLRVPLSGSLDLTHRCNLRCLHCYTGDRSGDMPIAEMDTGRILSLLDEICDAGCLYLLLTGGEPLLREDFPEIYRYAKEKGFLITVFTNGTLITDKIGTLFEELPPRTVEISLYGATAPTYEKITGVKGSYRQCLSGIRKLLEQKINVRLKTILMAPNRHEFFAIEGMAKDFGVKFRFDAAIFPRLNGDPSPVNLRVSPEEAVDKEFSDHERVALWEASLKNYRHGSATDDLYHCGAGVTGFHIDPCGSLRPCLMATTLSYDLQKGGFSPGWEAITSRSREKKADRDFTCNTCDKKLLCGYCPAFFELENRDAQVRSEYLCAMGNTRSRQLQHINTKGARHG from the coding sequence ATGGATTGCCCGGAAACTGTTTTCACTGACAACACAAATTATCTCAGGGACTTCACCGCAAGATCGGCCAGACTTCGGGTGCCGCTTTCCGGAAGCCTCGATCTCACGCATCGCTGCAACCTCCGGTGCCTCCACTGTTATACCGGTGATCGTTCCGGGGATATGCCCATCGCAGAGATGGATACCGGGAGGATATTGTCACTTCTGGACGAGATCTGTGATGCCGGCTGTCTCTATCTTCTGCTGACCGGCGGAGAACCCCTGCTGAGGGAGGATTTCCCGGAAATTTATCGTTATGCAAAGGAAAAAGGTTTTTTGATAACCGTATTTACGAACGGAACGCTGATAACAGATAAAATCGGAACGCTTTTTGAGGAGCTGCCGCCCCGCACCGTCGAAATAAGCCTGTACGGTGCTACCGCGCCGACGTATGAGAAAATTACGGGGGTAAAGGGCTCATACCGTCAATGCCTTTCCGGCATCAGGAAACTGCTGGAGCAAAAGATAAACGTCAGACTGAAGACCATTCTTATGGCTCCTAACCGTCACGAGTTTTTTGCAATAGAAGGAATGGCAAAGGACTTTGGGGTGAAATTCCGCTTTGATGCAGCCATATTCCCCCGTTTAAACGGGGACCCGTCTCCGGTCAATCTCAGAGTTTCACCTGAGGAGGCGGTCGACAAGGAGTTTTCAGATCATGAAAGGGTAGCCCTCTGGGAAGCGTCTCTAAAAAATTATCGTCATGGATCTGCCACTGATGATCTTTACCACTGCGGGGCCGGGGTTACCGGTTTCCATATTGACCCCTGCGGAAGTCTGCGCCCCTGTCTCATGGCGACCACCCTTTCCTATGACCTTCAGAAAGGAGGCTTTTCCCCTGGCTGGGAAGCAATAACGTCCCGCAGCAGAGAGAAAAAAGCAGACCGGGACTTCACCTGTAATACCTGTGATAAGAAACTGCTCTGCGGTTATTGTCCTGCTTTTTTTGAGCTTGAAAACAGGGATGCTCAGGTGCGTTCCGAATACCTTTGCGCCATGGGGAACACCCGCAGCAGACAATTGCAGCATATCAATACAAAAGGAGCTCGGCATGGATAA
- a CDS encoding DUF11 domain-containing protein codes for MESVLNAMDLTMTATPKQAMHSVITVTAWSENTTIYYDHWENGYNFDPNNPAATADETYTLATAGAQRIFESTSIPTNPRGTTTYYDGSDHIYVAGGPVTVVRASWIQATGVENQAVAWEIYPVQPQLTTYVIPFGEDLGASLPDFSRVFVFVQATENNTVVTFDFNGDGTKDTFCTDITRTACTPGTQITLSKGQSFLLDNWALSPQAAPYNKVHTGMVITGTETLQVKFVAGQERTPTGWMARGFSAFPRGFWTKDYYAPVDNELVNTDYYLYNPNTAAITVTWETRTTTGSLSIPAGQTVSYRTLAGDVPTGSGIYFKGSDVFWGVGSVDAGNYYYEWGFSLLPSTMMYNEHYLGWAPDCLPVAAGCTNNGVFLVPAQDYTTIFVDVDNNGTVDQTYTLNRLQTQYITAPSGNLSMAHIWATGPFSMAYGQKGNTTYPQVPAMDLGYVSLPATDFISAVLTVQKSASPQVVPTASGSVATFTITASSQKYTVDNITVTDTLPPNWQYVTGSTTITRPDKTTGTANPTVTGAGTAANPYVLTWSSADLGTSGTIAENQEVKIVFNAQTTAVLASGTLNQNRVKAIGTRTFGTPSQTQTFTATDFAYVTSGFSQITKTSGAADPVFPGNTIPYTVTVSNPASATSSLTGVSIYDPLPSGVSYVAGSAAATCILPRNVADFFGSTNYNNSNGSVSWAANSWTESDSYGTGPGVTGLNGLGGYVWITGGQLQFRYMLSTVSDNFATNGSYTGTDGSRKWIGIGPGTVSVTNGSPAVVGTGTTFTGGLIGTGDSITILGVTYTILSVTDATHLTLTTNYAGTTGTGLAYIAPVAWTEVNDDGSAATVANQHMYVSGNRLVFDRNPSAVTPFSISRSANVAGATSVTISFLPTNRAGGAGSGEAVVADYSVDGGGYTTLGTFDGGTAGWSGITQTYTLSPFTGNFITLRFRATGAWNNNNDEIYIDNVNISFNAPASAVNTQIRRTASLTGATSAWLNFSPYSSTGLGAGDTLVVEASSSGTAGTFVTLATFTGGVPDVAPAYNLTPYISATTTIQFRVTGGFNTAGQTFNLDNLSIGYIVTPATTATVGSPPNFVDSASACSSIPAGGSLTLTYSVTVDDPFPTGQTSITNIASTTSAQIPMALTASATNTVLIPSALSAGTGGKIWLDADRDGVLDIGEPGIPNIEVTLKDRFGTPIATTITDGNGRYLFTGVTPGTGYYVEVTDGLSSGLSQSFPYTTTPGDLTNNRSTTFTLTDGQIYTSAGIGYRAAAGTATFGDQVWVDANANGVRDSGEIGLGGVTVKLYQDRNSDDRLDILTDLPDGVGTVSATNSSTAVVGSGTAFSALNAGDAITIAGVAYTIQSVTDATHLTLTANYTGTTGGGKAYTMPVATVSNPDGTYLFTGAAASGTQTYFVSAATPSGYTATTGSTNHRFTNVAAGSTLLIADFGFNRTTTTYSIKDRVWTDSNGDGLFSGESGLAGVTVELHDASLNVIGTTITAADGTFIFSGLTGGGADYTVRINDTSGVLLDYYGTTSYSLALKRPESNLTTSIDRVATPPPSFGFRPLRSIGDTIFSDLLGGTSGVQDAGEPGIAGVVVSLYRNIAPLGTFDGSDTLISTVTTDASGQYLFSGLADGEYIVSVPVPAGYSFIPNGVVNPDLDGNPANGIQNRVTITGGVSDLNKDFGFQASSPRTVSGTVWDDLDADGVIDGGEAGLAGVTIDILSGSTVVATVTTNASGNYTAPGLASGIYTVRVTDTTSVLTDYISTFEKTESTTGPFNFQESVNLTGGDVADVIFGFKVPTPTLVTLSDFSAYSDKGRFVVQWKTSSETDTAGFYLQRLDEKTGRYRQINSSLLPALITSPQGGTYSLIDNGASLTRSNTYLLMEIEGKGRKNAYGPFTIAAGAGNAAESQQSRKAGWEREGEMAITDGSTGNTAADEVSDYTRAGKAIPAEKQKVLDAMKKARAASDLLQKQKTGNMVKIPVHKDGLYYLESAEISSLLGMAETKVRQLIKSGNLALSNQGNIVAYIPADDMAGLFFFGQGIDSLYTKENIYWLYKGKGQQMGRVEGVGPAPSGYSAVTETVHIEEDKVAAPVLAHGPESDYWFWDYIIGGNPSLGTKRFELQVFGVADVSTSAALSVRLHGLTSTGAANDHHVTISLNGTVIGEDRWKGAEERLVNLNFSQSLLHGGANSIEVKGLLDAGVPYSIFYLDSFDLTYEKVLEAHDNSLMFRAEGALPLTVYGFTQPDLFVLDVTDPDWPIFNMAATIDGSDGNYHLSFTPTPGARYLVTASDAAAPVNAWADSPSTLLSRHNRADYIIITTKELAAAAGELAHYREAQGLKTLVADLEDIMDEFNYGISNPEAIHGFLAYAYTNWKQAPKYVLLAGHGTYDYRDNMGIGDNLVPTLMAETPQVISASDNLFADMDGDHVPDIAIGRLPVLTAEELRGVIGKIISYESNAGSRVIMLADNPDDGGNFPADSDQIAALVPAAYPVSRIYLSAYTTAQARQLLFDEISRGPVLLNYTGHAGMDRLASEGLLRVSDVASLQNSRKPFVLAGMTCAVGNFALAGYNSLGEALMTKNPGGAVAVWAPSGLSYNHLSKILNEHFFRGSFGNGSVTLGDAVLRAFRNYHTTGSPVYIMDMFNLQGDPALRIW; via the coding sequence ATGGAATCTGTGCTAAACGCCATGGACCTTACGATGACTGCAACTCCCAAGCAGGCCATGCACTCCGTGATTACGGTTACTGCCTGGTCGGAAAATACAACGATATATTATGACCACTGGGAAAACGGTTACAACTTCGATCCGAATAACCCTGCAGCAACGGCCGATGAGACTTACACACTCGCCACTGCCGGAGCCCAACGGATTTTTGAGTCAACCAGCATCCCAACCAACCCAAGAGGAACGACCACCTACTATGACGGAAGTGACCACATATACGTGGCAGGCGGTCCGGTAACCGTCGTCCGTGCGAGCTGGATTCAGGCCACAGGAGTCGAAAACCAGGCTGTGGCTTGGGAGATATATCCTGTTCAACCTCAGTTGACGACATATGTAATCCCCTTTGGTGAGGACCTTGGGGCTTCGCTGCCGGACTTCAGCCGGGTTTTCGTCTTTGTTCAGGCTACCGAGAACAACACTGTTGTGACATTCGACTTTAACGGTGATGGGACTAAGGATACCTTCTGCACTGACATAACTCGTACCGCATGTACTCCAGGTACGCAGATCACGCTCAGCAAGGGACAATCGTTTCTCCTTGACAATTGGGCGCTTTCACCACAGGCGGCCCCCTATAATAAGGTCCATACGGGAATGGTGATAACGGGGACTGAAACACTGCAGGTAAAGTTTGTCGCCGGTCAGGAACGCACTCCCACCGGGTGGATGGCCAGGGGATTCAGCGCATTCCCCCGTGGCTTCTGGACAAAAGACTACTATGCTCCTGTGGATAATGAACTGGTTAATACCGATTACTATCTCTACAACCCAAACACTGCTGCAATCACGGTAACATGGGAAACCAGGACCACGACCGGTTCGCTCTCTATCCCTGCCGGCCAGACCGTATCCTACAGAACTTTGGCAGGGGATGTTCCAACCGGATCGGGAATCTATTTTAAGGGGTCCGATGTGTTTTGGGGAGTAGGCTCTGTTGATGCCGGCAACTACTATTATGAGTGGGGGTTCAGTCTCCTCCCTTCGACAATGATGTACAATGAGCACTATCTTGGTTGGGCACCGGACTGTTTACCCGTAGCAGCCGGTTGCACAAACAATGGTGTATTTCTTGTTCCTGCCCAGGACTATACTACGATCTTTGTAGATGTCGACAACAATGGCACGGTTGACCAGACCTATACCCTGAACCGTCTTCAGACACAGTATATCACGGCCCCATCCGGGAACCTCTCTATGGCGCATATCTGGGCAACCGGACCATTCAGTATGGCATACGGGCAGAAAGGCAATACTACCTATCCCCAGGTCCCGGCCATGGATCTTGGCTATGTATCGCTTCCGGCAACTGATTTTATTTCAGCCGTCCTTACGGTACAAAAATCGGCTTCGCCTCAGGTCGTTCCAACTGCATCAGGCTCTGTAGCAACCTTCACGATCACGGCCAGTTCCCAGAAGTACACTGTGGACAACATCACCGTGACCGACACGCTTCCGCCAAATTGGCAGTATGTTACCGGCTCGACCACCATAACCAGGCCAGACAAGACCACAGGGACAGCCAACCCGACCGTAACCGGGGCAGGGACTGCTGCTAACCCGTATGTATTGACATGGTCCAGCGCTGATCTTGGGACAAGCGGCACGATAGCGGAGAACCAGGAGGTCAAAATCGTATTCAATGCTCAGACAACAGCCGTCCTTGCCTCCGGAACGCTAAACCAGAACCGTGTCAAGGCAATCGGTACAAGGACCTTCGGCACGCCGAGCCAGACTCAGACATTTACTGCAACCGACTTTGCGTACGTTACTTCGGGGTTCTCGCAGATCACGAAAACTTCAGGGGCAGCTGACCCCGTATTCCCCGGCAACACAATCCCTTATACCGTAACGGTTTCCAACCCTGCGTCTGCAACATCTTCTCTGACAGGCGTCTCTATTTACGATCCCCTGCCATCAGGGGTGAGCTATGTGGCCGGCAGCGCAGCAGCGACCTGTATTCTGCCGCGCAATGTGGCCGACTTTTTTGGCTCCACGAACTATAACAACTCAAACGGCTCTGTGAGTTGGGCCGCCAACTCCTGGACCGAGTCGGACAGTTACGGCACCGGCCCTGGTGTAACCGGCTTAAACGGACTCGGTGGATATGTTTGGATCACGGGCGGCCAACTGCAGTTCAGATACATGCTCTCCACGGTGAGTGATAATTTTGCTACCAATGGCAGCTATACCGGCACAGATGGTTCCCGTAAGTGGATTGGGATAGGACCAGGAACCGTCTCGGTAACAAACGGCTCGCCTGCGGTGGTCGGCACGGGAACAACGTTCACAGGAGGACTCATAGGCACTGGGGATTCAATCACAATTTTAGGTGTAACATACACCATCTTGAGCGTCACTGACGCCACGCACCTCACGCTAACAACTAACTACGCGGGAACTACCGGAACTGGTTTGGCCTATATCGCTCCTGTTGCATGGACAGAAGTCAACGATGATGGTTCAGCCGCTACCGTCGCTAACCAGCATATGTACGTCAGCGGCAACCGGCTTGTATTTGACCGTAATCCCAGCGCCGTTACTCCATTTTCGATCAGTAGGTCTGCCAATGTCGCGGGCGCTACCAGTGTAACAATCAGCTTTTTGCCTACTAACCGTGCCGGAGGCGCGGGCAGCGGCGAGGCAGTGGTTGCAGATTATAGTGTAGATGGAGGAGGCTATACGACACTCGGCACCTTTGACGGTGGAACAGCAGGTTGGAGCGGGATCACACAGACATACACTCTGAGCCCTTTTACCGGGAACTTTATCACTCTTCGGTTCCGTGCAACTGGGGCGTGGAATAACAATAACGACGAAATATATATAGACAATGTTAACATCAGCTTTAATGCCCCGGCAAGCGCGGTAAATACCCAGATCAGGCGCACTGCCAGTCTTACCGGCGCCACAAGCGCCTGGCTGAACTTCAGCCCTTATAGTTCGACAGGACTCGGCGCTGGAGATACGCTTGTGGTAGAGGCAAGCAGCAGCGGCACGGCAGGTACATTTGTAACGTTGGCGACCTTCACCGGCGGCGTTCCTGATGTTGCGCCAGCCTATAATCTGACTCCCTATATCTCGGCCACTACCACCATCCAGTTCCGTGTAACAGGCGGCTTCAACACCGCAGGCCAGACGTTCAACCTGGATAATCTATCGATAGGCTACATTGTGACTCCGGCAACTACGGCCACGGTCGGCAGTCCGCCCAATTTCGTGGACAGTGCCTCGGCATGCAGCAGTATCCCGGCGGGGGGCTCACTCACCCTGACGTATAGTGTAACCGTGGATGACCCCTTCCCAACAGGTCAGACCTCAATCACAAACATTGCCTCAACAACATCGGCGCAGATTCCGATGGCCTTAACAGCCTCGGCCACAAATACCGTGCTTATCCCGAGTGCGCTGAGCGCAGGCACCGGCGGCAAGATCTGGCTTGATGCTGACAGAGACGGGGTACTGGATATCGGTGAACCCGGCATTCCAAACATTGAGGTCACGCTCAAGGACCGCTTCGGAACGCCGATTGCAACGACCATCACTGACGGCAACGGCCGTTATCTGTTTACCGGCGTCACGCCGGGGACGGGGTATTATGTCGAGGTAACTGACGGACTTTCATCAGGACTCTCTCAGTCCTTCCCCTATACCACAACACCAGGAGATCTGACGAACAACCGCAGCACCACCTTCACCTTGACAGACGGCCAGATTTACACCTCTGCCGGCATCGGATATAGGGCTGCAGCCGGAACAGCGACCTTCGGTGACCAGGTCTGGGTAGATGCCAATGCCAATGGGGTGCGCGACTCCGGCGAAATTGGCCTCGGCGGGGTAACGGTCAAGCTCTACCAGGACCGTAACAGCGACGACAGGCTGGATATCCTGACCGATTTACCTGACGGTGTCGGGACCGTCTCAGCGACAAACAGCTCAACCGCCGTAGTTGGCTCAGGGACAGCATTCTCCGCTCTGAATGCCGGCGATGCTATCACGATTGCAGGCGTTGCATACACGATTCAGAGCGTCACCGATGCAACACATCTGACCCTGACGGCGAATTACACGGGGACAACGGGAGGCGGCAAGGCATATACAATGCCTGTCGCAACGGTCAGTAACCCTGACGGCACATACCTTTTCACCGGGGCGGCAGCTTCGGGCACGCAGACCTACTTCGTCTCGGCCGCCACCCCTTCCGGCTACACAGCAACAACCGGGTCGACGAACCACCGGTTTACCAATGTCGCGGCGGGAAGCACACTGCTCATTGCCGATTTCGGCTTTAACAGAACGACAACTACCTATTCGATAAAAGACCGCGTATGGACAGACTCAAATGGCGATGGACTCTTCTCGGGTGAGAGCGGTCTTGCCGGGGTTACCGTCGAACTGCACGATGCAAGCCTCAATGTCATCGGCACGACGATTACTGCGGCTGACGGCACATTCATCTTCAGCGGCTTGACCGGCGGTGGTGCCGATTATACTGTGCGCATCAACGATACGAGCGGCGTCCTGCTGGACTACTACGGCACAACCTCGTATTCTCTTGCGCTTAAGCGCCCCGAAAGTAATCTCACAACCAGTATTGATCGCGTGGCTACCCCGCCGCCAAGTTTCGGTTTCCGGCCGCTGCGCAGCATCGGTGATACGATCTTCAGCGATCTGTTGGGTGGCACCAGCGGTGTTCAGGATGCCGGAGAGCCGGGGATCGCAGGGGTTGTCGTCAGCCTCTACCGCAACATTGCCCCTCTCGGGACGTTTGACGGGAGCGACACCCTTATCAGCACTGTAACGACTGATGCGTCAGGGCAGTATCTGTTTTCGGGTCTTGCCGATGGGGAGTATATTGTAAGCGTGCCGGTTCCTGCAGGCTACAGTTTCATCCCAAACGGCGTCGTTAACCCTGACCTTGACGGCAATCCGGCAAACGGAATTCAAAACAGGGTTACCATAACAGGCGGAGTAAGCGACTTAAACAAAGACTTCGGTTTCCAGGCCTCCAGCCCCCGTACCGTCTCCGGAACCGTATGGGATGACCTTGACGCAGACGGTGTCATAGACGGCGGCGAAGCCGGACTTGCGGGCGTTACGATCGACATCCTCTCGGGGAGCACTGTTGTGGCCACGGTCACTACCAACGCATCGGGTAACTACACCGCCCCGGGGCTCGCCTCAGGTATCTACACGGTGCGCGTCACAGATACGACAAGCGTTCTCACTGACTACATCTCTACCTTCGAAAAGACCGAGAGCACCACCGGTCCCTTTAACTTTCAGGAGTCCGTAAACCTGACCGGCGGCGACGTTGCTGATGTAATATTCGGGTTCAAGGTGCCCACGCCCACGCTTGTGACCCTTTCGGATTTCAGCGCGTATAGCGATAAGGGCAGGTTTGTCGTGCAGTGGAAGACATCTTCCGAGACAGACACTGCAGGATTCTATCTGCAGCGGCTCGATGAAAAGACCGGCAGATACAGGCAGATCAACAGCAGCCTCCTGCCTGCGCTGATTACTTCCCCGCAGGGCGGCACCTATAGTCTCATCGACAACGGCGCGTCTTTGACCAGGAGTAATACCTATCTGCTTATGGAGATTGAAGGCAAAGGCAGAAAAAATGCCTACGGACCTTTCACGATAGCGGCAGGAGCAGGCAATGCAGCAGAAAGCCAACAGAGCAGGAAGGCCGGATGGGAACGTGAAGGGGAGATGGCCATTACGGACGGCAGCACAGGAAATACCGCTGCCGACGAAGTATCGGACTATACGCGTGCAGGAAAAGCGATTCCTGCTGAAAAACAGAAAGTTCTGGATGCCATGAAAAAGGCAAGAGCCGCCTCCGACCTCCTCCAGAAGCAGAAGACCGGCAATATGGTCAAGATCCCGGTACACAAAGACGGGCTTTACTATCTGGAGTCCGCAGAGATCTCGTCGCTGCTTGGCATGGCTGAGACTAAAGTCAGACAGCTTATTAAGTCCGGGAACCTGGCACTAAGCAATCAGGGCAATATAGTCGCCTATATACCGGCTGATGATATGGCAGGACTGTTCTTCTTCGGTCAGGGGATAGACAGCTTGTACACAAAAGAAAATATCTACTGGCTCTATAAGGGCAAGGGACAGCAGATGGGCAGAGTGGAAGGTGTTGGTCCAGCACCTTCAGGATACAGCGCAGTTACGGAGACAGTCCATATTGAAGAGGATAAAGTTGCCGCGCCGGTGCTTGCCCATGGCCCGGAATCTGACTACTGGTTCTGGGATTATATAATAGGTGGCAACCCATCCCTGGGGACAAAGCGTTTCGAACTTCAGGTCTTTGGTGTTGCTGACGTATCAACATCAGCCGCGCTGAGTGTCAGACTTCACGGCCTGACCAGCACCGGCGCAGCGAACGACCATCATGTCACGATCAGCTTAAACGGGACGGTTATCGGAGAAGACCGATGGAAAGGCGCTGAGGAGCGTCTCGTCAATCTGAATTTCAGTCAGAGCCTCTTACATGGCGGAGCAAATTCTATCGAGGTCAAGGGCCTGCTTGATGCAGGTGTTCCCTACAGCATATTTTATCTGGATTCTTTTGACCTGACCTATGAAAAGGTATTGGAAGCCCATGACAATTCACTTATGTTCAGGGCAGAAGGCGCTCTGCCTCTGACAGTGTATGGCTTTACACAGCCTGATCTTTTTGTCCTCGATGTAACTGACCCGGACTGGCCGATCTTCAATATGGCAGCGACTATCGACGGCTCAGACGGAAATTACCATCTCAGTTTTACGCCCACACCAGGCGCACGGTATCTGGTGACAGCCTCCGATGCCGCAGCGCCTGTCAATGCCTGGGCAGACAGCCCTTCCACACTCTTATCCCGGCATAACAGGGCTGATTATATCATCATTACCACAAAGGAACTTGCTGCAGCTGCCGGGGAACTTGCCCATTATCGGGAGGCTCAGGGACTAAAAACCTTGGTTGCAGATCTGGAAGATATCATGGATGAATTCAATTATGGCATCTCAAACCCTGAGGCCATTCATGGTTTCCTCGCTTACGCCTATACCAACTGGAAGCAGGCACCGAAATATGTACTGCTTGCAGGACACGGGACCTATGATTACAGAGATAACATGGGTATCGGAGACAATCTGGTGCCGACCCTGATGGCTGAAACGCCACAGGTTATTTCCGCCTCGGACAACCTTTTTGCAGACATGGACGGTGACCATGTCCCTGATATTGCAATCGGAAGGCTTCCTGTTCTGACCGCGGAAGAATTGCGTGGAGTAATCGGCAAGATTATATCCTATGAGAGCAATGCAGGCAGCCGTGTGATAATGCTTGCGGACAATCCGGATGACGGCGGCAATTTCCCCGCTGACAGCGATCAGATCGCAGCGCTTGTTCCGGCGGCATACCCGGTGTCCAGGATATATCTTTCTGCGTATACGACGGCTCAGGCCCGGCAGCTTCTCTTCGATGAAATAAGCAGGGGGCCGGTGCTGTTAAACTACACGGGCCATGCAGGCATGGATCGTCTGGCCAGCGAGGGGCTGCTGCGGGTGAGCGATGTGGCTTCGCTTCAAAACAGCAGAAAACCTTTTGTTCTGGCAGGCATGACATGCGCTGTGGGCAACTTTGCCCTGGCGGGATATAATTCATTGGGCGAGGCCCTTATGACAAAAAACCCGGGAGGCGCCGTGGCTGTCTGGGCTCCGTCCGGACTCTCGTATAATCACCTGTCAAAAATTCTGAACGAGCATTTCTTCCGGGGTTCATTCGGAAACGGAAGCGTTACGTTAGGAGATGCCGTATTAAGGGCATTCAGAAATTATCACACAACCGGCAGTCCTGTGTATATTATGGATATGTTCAACCTGCAGGGTGACCCGGCTTTAAGAATCTGGTAA
- a CDS encoding S24/S26 family peptidase produces MHYKTADHFGELAGALLKEGVQLSFQAGGRSMSPFIQDKETVIIEPPSRTLRVGDVILFKTERNQLIFHRIVGKKRDGYLTRGDAASHPDGIVPHRAVLGRAVRVVGGLNFHLWFPLGAIVAHALKLRRHTALFTMLRIPGNLLLRRLRLRDNPQ; encoded by the coding sequence ATGCATTACAAAACAGCCGACCATTTCGGGGAACTCGCCGGAGCCTTGCTCAAAGAGGGGGTACAACTTTCATTCCAGGCAGGCGGAAGGTCCATGTCTCCCTTCATCCAGGACAAAGAAACGGTCATCATTGAACCACCTTCAAGGACATTGCGCGTCGGTGACGTAATCCTGTTTAAGACTGAACGCAATCAGCTGATATTCCATCGCATTGTGGGGAAAAAGAGGGACGGGTATCTCACGAGAGGCGACGCTGCCTCTCATCCCGACGGGATCGTGCCGCATCGCGCAGTACTCGGCAGGGCTGTCCGTGTTGTTGGCGGACTGAACTTTCATCTCTGGTTTCCTCTTGGTGCAATCGTGGCTCATGCGCTGAAGCTCAGAAGACATACGGCGCTCTTCACCATGCTCAGGATACCGGGGAACCTGCTATTGCGCAGACTTCGTTTAAGGGACAATCCTCAATAG